In one Plasmodium falciparum 3D7 genome assembly, chromosome: 14 genomic region, the following are encoded:
- a CDS encoding methyltransferase, putative, with protein sequence MAVYGKISYWNERYTNEEEQFDWHQRWYGVKHIFTELEIKNDANILNIGCGTSKFSEEMLDSGYTNITNIDASSVCIKKMQELYNDKPNLKYILMNVCDMREFTNEEFDLIIDKACLDSIVCSEDSLKNVEEMLSEVSRILKSNGIFVIISHAQPAYRLVYLQKEDYNWDITVKTVQRPMLGIVAPPVDDNLHYIYICKKKHTSK encoded by the exons ATGGCAGTG TATGGTAAAATATCTTACTGGAACGAGCGATATACAAA tGAAGAAGAGCAATTTGATTGGCACCAAAGATGGTATGGAGTAAAGCATATTTTTACAGAgcttgaaataaaaaatgatgcaaacattttaaatataggATGTGGCACATCAA AATTTAGTGAGGAAATGCTAGATAGTGGATACACAAATATAACCAACATAGATGCATCATCTGTGTGCATAAAGAAAATgcaagaattatataatgataaaccTAACTtaaaat ATATATTAATGAATGTATGTGATATGAGAGAATTTACAAATGAAGAATTTGATTTGATTATAGATAAAGCATGTCTAGATTCCATAGTA TGCTCAGAAGATTCTTTAAAGAATGTTGAAGAAATGTTATCAGAAGTGTCCAGAATATTAAA gtcTAATGgaatttttgttattatatcaCATGCACAACCAGCATATCGTCTTGTATATTTACAA aaaGAGGATTATAATTGGGATATAACAGTCAAGACTGTTCAACGCCCCATGCTAGGGATAGTAg cTCCCCCTGTGGATGATAATTTacactacatatatatttgtaaaaagaaacatacaagcaaataa